One Segnochrobactrum spirostomi genomic window carries:
- a CDS encoding LVIVD repeat-containing protein: MSDLPRPDFARNMRLIGHSDQGGRADGLQIMVQRGHAYIAHPWSGGFSVLDVRDPTRPRPVLFVPAPPETWTIHLQAHEDLLLVVNARDLFADAAFADERVYYGRSVGDTIGTAGGGAARARSWTAGVTIYDIAVPDAPRQIGFFPIEGIGAHRVWYVGGRYAYVSALIDGFTDYILVIVDLANPTKPVEAGRFWIPGMNRAAGETPSWPENRRYALHHALVADNIAYGCWRDGGLTIVDVADPSAPKLVTHRNWSPPYGGGTHSPLPLHDRGLLVVADEAVLDHEEDGRKHTWIFDIREPSNPVSISTLPTPDEADYVAKEGHFGPHNLHENRPGSFVSSTLIFATYQNAGIRAFDISDPYRPRETGAFVPAGPTRMVDRRPGRPAVIQSTDVFVDAAGLLYAIDYNAGLSIIEYGG; the protein is encoded by the coding sequence ATGAGCGACCTTCCCCGTCCCGACTTCGCCCGCAACATGCGCCTCATCGGCCACAGCGATCAGGGAGGCCGTGCGGACGGGCTCCAGATCATGGTGCAGCGCGGCCACGCCTACATCGCGCATCCCTGGTCCGGCGGCTTCAGCGTCCTCGACGTGCGTGACCCGACGCGGCCGCGGCCGGTGCTCTTCGTGCCCGCGCCGCCAGAGACCTGGACGATCCATCTCCAGGCCCATGAAGACCTGCTCCTCGTCGTCAATGCGCGCGACCTCTTTGCCGACGCGGCCTTCGCAGACGAGCGCGTTTATTATGGCCGGTCAGTGGGCGACACGATCGGCACCGCCGGCGGCGGCGCTGCCCGCGCGCGCTCGTGGACCGCGGGCGTCACGATCTACGACATCGCCGTTCCCGATGCGCCGCGCCAGATCGGCTTCTTCCCGATCGAAGGGATCGGCGCCCATCGGGTCTGGTATGTCGGCGGGCGCTACGCCTACGTCTCGGCGCTGATCGACGGCTTCACCGACTACATCCTCGTCATCGTCGATCTCGCCAACCCGACGAAGCCGGTGGAAGCCGGCCGCTTCTGGATTCCGGGCATGAACCGGGCCGCCGGCGAGACGCCGTCGTGGCCGGAGAACCGGCGCTACGCCCTCCACCACGCCCTCGTCGCCGACAACATCGCCTATGGCTGCTGGCGCGACGGCGGGCTGACGATCGTCGACGTCGCGGACCCGTCGGCACCGAAGCTCGTCACCCACCGCAATTGGTCGCCGCCTTATGGTGGCGGCACCCATTCGCCGCTGCCGCTGCATGATCGCGGCCTCCTCGTCGTCGCCGACGAGGCGGTGCTCGATCACGAGGAGGACGGCCGCAAGCACACCTGGATCTTTGACATCCGCGAGCCGAGCAATCCGGTCTCGATCTCCACGCTGCCGACCCCGGACGAAGCGGATTATGTCGCGAAGGAGGGCCATTTCGGCCCCCACAATCTGCATGAGAACCGGCCGGGCAGCTTCGTGTCCTCGACGCTGATCTTCGCGACCTATCAGAATGCCGGCATCCGCGCCTTCGACATCTCAGACCCCTACCGGCCGCGCGAGACCGGCGCCTTCGTTCCGGCGGGGCCGACGCGGATGGTGGACCGCCGGCCCGGCCGGCCGGCGGTGATCCAATCGACCGACGTCTTCGTCGACGCGGCCGGGCTCCTCTACGCGATCGACTACAATGCCGGTCTCTCGATCATCGAGTACGGCGGATAG
- a CDS encoding OsmC family protein — MALAHVKYREVGAVATLGAAGPVELVTPTGGTLTVATAVSEPGFSPIDLLHSSLAACLVLSAKIAANRLGVADRIVAFKATVGGEKAADAPSRIARFDVAIEIEGDIDDETRRRIVEEAETICTVSNTLHGHPQITVAGV; from the coding sequence ATGGCGCTTGCTCATGTGAAATATCGCGAGGTCGGCGCGGTCGCGACGCTCGGCGCCGCCGGCCCGGTCGAACTCGTCACGCCGACCGGCGGCACGCTGACGGTCGCGACGGCCGTGTCCGAGCCGGGCTTCAGCCCGATCGACCTCCTACATTCCTCGCTCGCCGCCTGCCTGGTGCTCAGCGCCAAGATCGCGGCGAACCGGCTCGGCGTCGCGGATCGGATCGTGGCGTTCAAGGCGACGGTCGGGGGCGAGAAGGCGGCCGACGCCCCGTCGCGCATCGCCCGGTTCGACGTCGCGATCGAGATCGAGGGCGACATCGACGACGAGACCCGCCGCCGCATCGTCGAGGAGGCCGAGACGATCTGCACCGTCAGCAACACGCTGCACGGCCACCCTCAGATCACGGTCGCCGGCGTTTGA